In Brienomyrus brachyistius isolate T26 chromosome 25, BBRACH_0.4, whole genome shotgun sequence, a single window of DNA contains:
- the LOC125720574 gene encoding uncharacterized protein LOC125720574 isoform X1 produces the protein MSSRVAAMESSSLIKLLILLLMTFIMCLPELFPQYQDQGRIDLTCMGFQPCLKQRHRDLVCPPNTEDTGHRNECLGCTNSSIMGGSPGITSGSTNGSDSPGTGWFRCETTADLGALKWTGADLELSVLQSGEHKLHNATLVGCVDSCGIRHPLICCVEEPASSLNHSQCILCARGFENASINVTLLWTYTQHGFFWSCSYRLLWLATVMTVILLVISTTIRHILKNRFCKRRPAVLPITAYQLSPALSGPAACPDGKLSQNTACKQLAQISPLTRASSPAVLSTICEAEETESLWAEG, from the exons ATGAGCTCACGTGTTGCTGCTATGGAAAGTTCCTCGCTGATAAAACTACTCATTCTGCTGTTGATGACCTTCATCATGTGTCTCCCGGAGCTTTTCCCCCAATACCAAG ATCAGGGGAGAATAGATCTTACCTGCATGGGATTCCAaccctgtctgaagcagaggCACCGTGACCTGGTGTGCCCTCCCAACACAGAGGACACAGGGCACAGGAATGAGTGCCTGGGATGTACCAACAGCAGCATCATGGGGGGGTCACCCGGCATCACCTCCGGAAGCACAAATGGGTCAGACAGTCCAGGGACGGGCTGGTTCAGGTGTGAGACAACTGCAGACCTGGGAGCCCTGAAATGGACAG GAGCTGATCTAGAATTGTCTGTACTTCAGTCCGGGGAGCACAAGCTGCACAATGCCACACTCGTAGGCTGTGTAGACAGCTGTGGAATCCGGCATCCCCTGATCTGCTGCGTGGAGGAGCCTGCCTCAAGCTTGAACCACAGTCAATGCATCCTGTGTGCCAGGGGCTTTGAGAATGCATCCATTAATGTCACACTACTGTGGACTTACACACAGCACG GCTTCTTCTGGTCGTGCTCCTACCGGCTGCTGTGGCTCGCCACGGTGATGACTGTCATCCTGCTGGTCATCAGCACTACCATCAGGCACATCCTGAAGAACCGATTCTGTAAAA GGAGGCCTGCAGTTCTCCCAATTACTGCGTACCAGCTATCTCCGGCACTATCGGGACCTGCTGCCTGTCCGGATGGAAAGCTAAGCCAGAATACAGCTTGTAAGCAGCTAG CACAAATTAGCCCCCTGACCAGAGCCAGCAGTCCAGCAG TCCTCTCTACGATTTGCGAAGCTGAGGAGACAG agagtTTGTGGGCGGAAGGGTAA
- the LOC125720587 gene encoding aprataxin and PNK-like factor, whose protein sequence is MSKPLILLGRGGSGAYPGSNGHKAGNNPGWGDSPSHTYGQCSHSNQHVFGRGVYLGGEPGSQRGEATVLTTAPPCPPAMKNFFQFKESSHLGDSDYEVAEEVDHGVDKRPECPYGTSCYRKNRLHKKMYKHTAEEYAESDNSFIDDESQSSANDDSEYLPSESDESVNTKKEKAALLALLKK, encoded by the exons atgtccaaaccgcttatcctactgggtcgcggggggtccggagcctatcccggaagcaatgggcacaaggcagggaacaacccaggatggggggacagcccatcgcacacctatgggcaatgtaGCCACTCcaatcagcatgtttttggacgcgGAGTATACCTAGGCggagaacccgggtcccagaggggtgaagcaacagtgctaaccactgcaccaccatgcccccccgccat GAAAAACTTCTTCCAGTTCAAGGAGAGCAGCCATCTTGGTGACAGCGACTATGAGGTTGCAGAGGAAGTCGACCACGGTGTTGACAAAAGGCCGGAGTGTCCATATGGAACCAGCTGCTACAG gaaaaacagactacacaaaaaaatgtacaaacaCACTGCAGAAGAGTACGCCGAGTCGGACAACAGCTTCATAGATGACGAGAGTCAATCATCTGCCAATGATGATTCGGAATACCTTCCTTCCGAATCTGACGAAAGTGTGAACACAAAAAAGGAGAAGGCGGCTCTCCTGGCTCTTCTGAAAAAGTGA
- the klhl5 gene encoding kelch-like protein 5 isoform X3 — MSSSSQTLSSTHTMEACVPEEHFQALSHAEQAFSKMESYLRCKQLCDVVLLAGERRIAAHRLVLSSVSDYFAAMFTSNVREATQEEVKMEGVDPDALWALVQYAYTGRLQLREDTIESLLAASCLLQLSTVVQACCNFLVKQLHPSNCLGIRSFADAQGCQELHKVAHSYTMEHFLEVMRNQEFQLLPPGEVEKLLLSDDMNVPDEETAMGALLSWVQYDCAARQCYLPRLLAHVRLPLLTPQSRPAGPQFLADVESSPLLRDSVDCQHLLMEAMKYHLLPERRSLLQSPRTRPRKATVGALFAVGGMDATKGATSIEQYCLRKDSWRQVAVMSGRRLQFGVAVLEGRLYVVGGRDGLKTLNTVECYNPQSRSWSVMPPMSTHRHGLGVAVLGGPMYAVGGHDGWSYLSTVERWDPQARQWSFVASMATPRSTVGVAVLGSKLYAVGGRDGSSCLRSVECFDPHTNKWSICGQMAKRRGGVGVATWNNFLYAIGGHDAPASSLTSRLSDCVERYDPKTDTWTTVAPMSVSRDAVGVCLLGDRLYAVGGYDGQVYLNTVEAYDPQTNQWEQVAPLCVGRAGACVVVVKL, encoded by the exons AT GAGCTCCAGCAGCCAGACCCTATCCTCCACCCACACCATGGAGGCCTGTGTCCCTGAGGAGCACTTCCAGGCCCTGAGCCACGCCGAGCAAGCCTTCAGTAAGATGGAGAGCTACCTGAGGTGCAAGCAGCTGTGCGACGTGGTGCTCCTGGCCGGCGAGCGCCGCATCGCTGCCCACAG ACTCGTCCTCTCCTCAGTGTCTGACTACTTCGCCGCCATGTTCACCAGCAATGTCCGAGAGGCCACACAGGAGGAGGTCAAGATGGAGGGCGTGGACCCTGATGCATTGTGGGCTTTGGTGCAGTACGCGTACACAG GTCGGCTGCAGTTGCGGGAGGACACCATCGAGAGCCTGCTGGCCGCgtcctgcctgctgcagctctccACCGTCGTACAGGCCTGCTGCAACTTCCTGGTCAAGCAGCTGCATCCCTCCAACTGCCTGGGCATCCGCTCCTTCGCCGACGCACAGGGCTGCCAGGAGCTGCACAAGGTGGCACACAGCTACACCATG GAGCACTTCCTGGAGGTGATGAGGAACCAGgagttccagctgctgccccccgGGGAGGTGGAGAAGCTGCTGTTGTCAGACGACATGAACGTGCCAGACGAGGAAACTGCGATGGGGGCGTTGCTGAGCTGGGTGCAATATGACTGCGCGGCCCGGCAGTGCTACCTGCCCCGGCTGCTGGCGCATGTACGGCTGCCCCTGCTGACGCCGCAG AGCCGTCCTGCTGGCCCGCAGTTCCTGGCCGACGTGGAGTCCAGCCCCCTGCTGAGGGACAGCGTGGATTGCCAGCACCTCCTCATGGAGGCCATGAAGTACCACTTGCTTCCCGAGCGGCGTTCGCTGCTGCAGAGCCCGCGCACACGGCCCCGCAAGGCCACTGTGGGGGCGCTGTTCGCCGTGGGCGGCATGGACGCCACCAAAG GTGCCACCAGCATCGAGCAGTACTGCCTGCGTAAGGACTCCTGGAGGCAGGTGGCGGTGATGAGCGGCCGGCGGCTGCAGTTTGGGGTGGCCGTGCTCGAGGGCCGGCTTTACGTGGTGGGGGGGCGCGACGGCCTCAAGACGCTCAACACGGTGGAGTGCTACAACCCACAGAGCCGCAGCTGGAGCGTGATGCCCCCCATGTCCACGCACAGGCACGGCTTGG GTGTCGCCGTCCTGGGGGGCCCGATGTATGCGGTGGGGGGTCACGATGGCTGGAGCTACCTGAGCACGGTGGAGCGCTGGGATCCCCAGGCTCGGCAGTGGAGCTTCGTGGCCAGCATGGCAACGCCGCGGAGTACGGTGGGCGTAGCTGTACTTGGCAGCAA GCTGTACGCGGTGGGCGGTCGCGACGGCAGCTCCTGCCTCCGCTCTGTGGAGTGCTTCGACCCCCACACCAATAAGTGGAGCATCTGCGGCCAGATGGCCAAGCGGCGTGGAGGAGTGGGCGTGGCCACCTGGAACAACTTCTTGTATGCCATCGGAGGCCACGACGCCCCCGCCTCCAGCCTGACCTCGCGCCTGTCGGACTGCGTGGAGAG GTACGACCCCAAGACAGACACGTGGACCACCGTGGCCCCCATGAGTGTCAGCCGGGATGCTGTCggcgtgtgtctgctgggggacCGTCTGTATGCCGTGGGGGGGTACGACGGGCAGGTCTACCTGAACACGGTCGAGGCCTATGACCCGCAGACCAACCAGTGGGAGCAG GTGGCGCCGTTATGCGTTGGCAGGGCAGGAGCCTGTGTGGTGGTGGTCAAGCTATAG
- the LOC125720574 gene encoding uncharacterized protein LOC125720574 isoform X2 encodes MSSRVAAMESSSLIKLLILLLMTFIMCLPELFPQYQDQGRIDLTCMGFQPCLKQRHRDLVCPPNTEDTGHRNECLGCTNSSIMGGSPGITSGSTNGSDSPGTGWFRCETTADLGALKWTGADLELSVLQSGEHKLHNATLVGCVDSCGIRHPLICCVEEPASSLNHSQCILCARGFENASINVTLLWTYTQHGFFWSCSYRLLWLATVMTVILLVISTTIRHILKNRFCKRRPAVLPITAYQLSPALSGPAACPDGKLSQNTACKQLAQISPLTRASSPADIRQRLC; translated from the exons ATGAGCTCACGTGTTGCTGCTATGGAAAGTTCCTCGCTGATAAAACTACTCATTCTGCTGTTGATGACCTTCATCATGTGTCTCCCGGAGCTTTTCCCCCAATACCAAG ATCAGGGGAGAATAGATCTTACCTGCATGGGATTCCAaccctgtctgaagcagaggCACCGTGACCTGGTGTGCCCTCCCAACACAGAGGACACAGGGCACAGGAATGAGTGCCTGGGATGTACCAACAGCAGCATCATGGGGGGGTCACCCGGCATCACCTCCGGAAGCACAAATGGGTCAGACAGTCCAGGGACGGGCTGGTTCAGGTGTGAGACAACTGCAGACCTGGGAGCCCTGAAATGGACAG GAGCTGATCTAGAATTGTCTGTACTTCAGTCCGGGGAGCACAAGCTGCACAATGCCACACTCGTAGGCTGTGTAGACAGCTGTGGAATCCGGCATCCCCTGATCTGCTGCGTGGAGGAGCCTGCCTCAAGCTTGAACCACAGTCAATGCATCCTGTGTGCCAGGGGCTTTGAGAATGCATCCATTAATGTCACACTACTGTGGACTTACACACAGCACG GCTTCTTCTGGTCGTGCTCCTACCGGCTGCTGTGGCTCGCCACGGTGATGACTGTCATCCTGCTGGTCATCAGCACTACCATCAGGCACATCCTGAAGAACCGATTCTGTAAAA GGAGGCCTGCAGTTCTCCCAATTACTGCGTACCAGCTATCTCCGGCACTATCGGGACCTGCTGCCTGTCCGGATGGAAAGCTAAGCCAGAATACAGCTTGTAAGCAGCTAG CACAAATTAGCCCCCTGACCAGAGCCAGCAGTCCAGCAG ATATTCGTCAGCGCCTCTGCTGA
- the klhl5 gene encoding kelch-like protein 5 isoform X2, protein MSASKKEFDVKQILRIRWRWFGHPTSSAPHNQSLGDFFSGRGNGGSADGPSLAVCAAAAGTAAGTNNSSSGGGGGSCIKFAGVASRPALLPASASGCRRSLSQQDCRSPPPLQWVAHPQPKPEVLEETSEGCAGSQQALMEGREPEGFAGGEANSGNLESDSSSCRSSSSQTLSSTHTMEACVPEEHFQALSHAEQAFSKMESYLRCKQLCDVVLLAGERRIAAHRLVLSSVSDYFAAMFTSNVREATQEEVKMEGVDPDALWALVQYAYTGRLQLREDTIESLLAASCLLQLSTVVQACCNFLVKQLHPSNCLGIRSFADAQGCQELHKVAHSYTMEHFLEVMRNQEFQLLPPGEVEKLLLSDDMNVPDEETAMGALLSWVQYDCAARQCYLPRLLAHVRLPLLTPQFLADVESSPLLRDSVDCQHLLMEAMKYHLLPERRSLLQSPRTRPRKATVGALFAVGGMDATKGATSIEQYCLRKDSWRQVAVMSGRRLQFGVAVLEGRLYVVGGRDGLKTLNTVECYNPQSRSWSVMPPMSTHRHGLGVAVLGGPMYAVGGHDGWSYLSTVERWDPQARQWSFVASMATPRSTVGVAVLGSKLYAVGGRDGSSCLRSVECFDPHTNKWSICGQMAKRRGGVGVATWNNFLYAIGGHDAPASSLTSRLSDCVERYDPKTDTWTTVAPMSVSRDAVGVCLLGDRLYAVGGYDGQVYLNTVEAYDPQTNQWEQVAPLCVGRAGACVVVVKL, encoded by the exons ATGTCTGCCTCTAAAAAGGAGTTTGACGTGAAGCAGATTTTGCGAATTCGATGGAGGTGGTTCGGCCACCCCACCTCCTCGGCGCCCCACAACCAGTCGCTGGGTGACTTCTTCAGCGGCAGGGGAAACGGAGGCTCGGCGGACGGTCCGTCCCTTGCTGTGTGTGCCGCGGCCGCTGGTACTGCCGCCGGCACGAACAACAGCagcagcggcggcggcggcggcagctGTATAAAGTTTGCGGGCGTCGCAAGCCGTCCGGCGCTTTTACCGGCATCGGCTTCGGGCTGCCGGCGCTCTTTGAGCCAGCAGGACTGTCGGAGTCCCCCGCCGCTCCAGTGGGTCGCGCACCCACAGCCGAAACCGGAGGTCCTGGAGGAGACCTCAGAAGGATGCGCTGGGTCGCAGCAGGCTCTTATGGAGGGACGCGAGCCGGAGGGGTTCGCTGGGGGTGAAGCCAACAGCGGCAATCTCGAATCGGACTCCAGCTCTTGCAG GAGCTCCAGCAGCCAGACCCTATCCTCCACCCACACCATGGAGGCCTGTGTCCCTGAGGAGCACTTCCAGGCCCTGAGCCACGCCGAGCAAGCCTTCAGTAAGATGGAGAGCTACCTGAGGTGCAAGCAGCTGTGCGACGTGGTGCTCCTGGCCGGCGAGCGCCGCATCGCTGCCCACAG ACTCGTCCTCTCCTCAGTGTCTGACTACTTCGCCGCCATGTTCACCAGCAATGTCCGAGAGGCCACACAGGAGGAGGTCAAGATGGAGGGCGTGGACCCTGATGCATTGTGGGCTTTGGTGCAGTACGCGTACACAG GTCGGCTGCAGTTGCGGGAGGACACCATCGAGAGCCTGCTGGCCGCgtcctgcctgctgcagctctccACCGTCGTACAGGCCTGCTGCAACTTCCTGGTCAAGCAGCTGCATCCCTCCAACTGCCTGGGCATCCGCTCCTTCGCCGACGCACAGGGCTGCCAGGAGCTGCACAAGGTGGCACACAGCTACACCATG GAGCACTTCCTGGAGGTGATGAGGAACCAGgagttccagctgctgccccccgGGGAGGTGGAGAAGCTGCTGTTGTCAGACGACATGAACGTGCCAGACGAGGAAACTGCGATGGGGGCGTTGCTGAGCTGGGTGCAATATGACTGCGCGGCCCGGCAGTGCTACCTGCCCCGGCTGCTGGCGCATGTACGGCTGCCCCTGCTGACGCCGCAG TTCCTGGCCGACGTGGAGTCCAGCCCCCTGCTGAGGGACAGCGTGGATTGCCAGCACCTCCTCATGGAGGCCATGAAGTACCACTTGCTTCCCGAGCGGCGTTCGCTGCTGCAGAGCCCGCGCACACGGCCCCGCAAGGCCACTGTGGGGGCGCTGTTCGCCGTGGGCGGCATGGACGCCACCAAAG GTGCCACCAGCATCGAGCAGTACTGCCTGCGTAAGGACTCCTGGAGGCAGGTGGCGGTGATGAGCGGCCGGCGGCTGCAGTTTGGGGTGGCCGTGCTCGAGGGCCGGCTTTACGTGGTGGGGGGGCGCGACGGCCTCAAGACGCTCAACACGGTGGAGTGCTACAACCCACAGAGCCGCAGCTGGAGCGTGATGCCCCCCATGTCCACGCACAGGCACGGCTTGG GTGTCGCCGTCCTGGGGGGCCCGATGTATGCGGTGGGGGGTCACGATGGCTGGAGCTACCTGAGCACGGTGGAGCGCTGGGATCCCCAGGCTCGGCAGTGGAGCTTCGTGGCCAGCATGGCAACGCCGCGGAGTACGGTGGGCGTAGCTGTACTTGGCAGCAA GCTGTACGCGGTGGGCGGTCGCGACGGCAGCTCCTGCCTCCGCTCTGTGGAGTGCTTCGACCCCCACACCAATAAGTGGAGCATCTGCGGCCAGATGGCCAAGCGGCGTGGAGGAGTGGGCGTGGCCACCTGGAACAACTTCTTGTATGCCATCGGAGGCCACGACGCCCCCGCCTCCAGCCTGACCTCGCGCCTGTCGGACTGCGTGGAGAG GTACGACCCCAAGACAGACACGTGGACCACCGTGGCCCCCATGAGTGTCAGCCGGGATGCTGTCggcgtgtgtctgctgggggacCGTCTGTATGCCGTGGGGGGGTACGACGGGCAGGTCTACCTGAACACGGTCGAGGCCTATGACCCGCAGACCAACCAGTGGGAGCAG GTGGCGCCGTTATGCGTTGGCAGGGCAGGAGCCTGTGTGGTGGTGGTCAAGCTATAG
- the klhl5 gene encoding kelch-like protein 5 isoform X4: protein MEACVPEEHFQALSHAEQAFSKMESYLRCKQLCDVVLLAGERRIAAHRLVLSSVSDYFAAMFTSNVREATQEEVKMEGVDPDALWALVQYAYTGRLQLREDTIESLLAASCLLQLSTVVQACCNFLVKQLHPSNCLGIRSFADAQGCQELHKVAHSYTMEHFLEVMRNQEFQLLPPGEVEKLLLSDDMNVPDEETAMGALLSWVQYDCAARQCYLPRLLAHVRLPLLTPQSRPAGPQFLADVESSPLLRDSVDCQHLLMEAMKYHLLPERRSLLQSPRTRPRKATVGALFAVGGMDATKGATSIEQYCLRKDSWRQVAVMSGRRLQFGVAVLEGRLYVVGGRDGLKTLNTVECYNPQSRSWSVMPPMSTHRHGLGVAVLGGPMYAVGGHDGWSYLSTVERWDPQARQWSFVASMATPRSTVGVAVLGSKLYAVGGRDGSSCLRSVECFDPHTNKWSICGQMAKRRGGVGVATWNNFLYAIGGHDAPASSLTSRLSDCVERYDPKTDTWTTVAPMSVSRDAVGVCLLGDRLYAVGGYDGQVYLNTVEAYDPQTNQWEQVAPLCVGRAGACVVVVKL from the exons ATGGAGGCCTGTGTCCCTGAGGAGCACTTCCAGGCCCTGAGCCACGCCGAGCAAGCCTTCAGTAAGATGGAGAGCTACCTGAGGTGCAAGCAGCTGTGCGACGTGGTGCTCCTGGCCGGCGAGCGCCGCATCGCTGCCCACAG ACTCGTCCTCTCCTCAGTGTCTGACTACTTCGCCGCCATGTTCACCAGCAATGTCCGAGAGGCCACACAGGAGGAGGTCAAGATGGAGGGCGTGGACCCTGATGCATTGTGGGCTTTGGTGCAGTACGCGTACACAG GTCGGCTGCAGTTGCGGGAGGACACCATCGAGAGCCTGCTGGCCGCgtcctgcctgctgcagctctccACCGTCGTACAGGCCTGCTGCAACTTCCTGGTCAAGCAGCTGCATCCCTCCAACTGCCTGGGCATCCGCTCCTTCGCCGACGCACAGGGCTGCCAGGAGCTGCACAAGGTGGCACACAGCTACACCATG GAGCACTTCCTGGAGGTGATGAGGAACCAGgagttccagctgctgccccccgGGGAGGTGGAGAAGCTGCTGTTGTCAGACGACATGAACGTGCCAGACGAGGAAACTGCGATGGGGGCGTTGCTGAGCTGGGTGCAATATGACTGCGCGGCCCGGCAGTGCTACCTGCCCCGGCTGCTGGCGCATGTACGGCTGCCCCTGCTGACGCCGCAG AGCCGTCCTGCTGGCCCGCAGTTCCTGGCCGACGTGGAGTCCAGCCCCCTGCTGAGGGACAGCGTGGATTGCCAGCACCTCCTCATGGAGGCCATGAAGTACCACTTGCTTCCCGAGCGGCGTTCGCTGCTGCAGAGCCCGCGCACACGGCCCCGCAAGGCCACTGTGGGGGCGCTGTTCGCCGTGGGCGGCATGGACGCCACCAAAG GTGCCACCAGCATCGAGCAGTACTGCCTGCGTAAGGACTCCTGGAGGCAGGTGGCGGTGATGAGCGGCCGGCGGCTGCAGTTTGGGGTGGCCGTGCTCGAGGGCCGGCTTTACGTGGTGGGGGGGCGCGACGGCCTCAAGACGCTCAACACGGTGGAGTGCTACAACCCACAGAGCCGCAGCTGGAGCGTGATGCCCCCCATGTCCACGCACAGGCACGGCTTGG GTGTCGCCGTCCTGGGGGGCCCGATGTATGCGGTGGGGGGTCACGATGGCTGGAGCTACCTGAGCACGGTGGAGCGCTGGGATCCCCAGGCTCGGCAGTGGAGCTTCGTGGCCAGCATGGCAACGCCGCGGAGTACGGTGGGCGTAGCTGTACTTGGCAGCAA GCTGTACGCGGTGGGCGGTCGCGACGGCAGCTCCTGCCTCCGCTCTGTGGAGTGCTTCGACCCCCACACCAATAAGTGGAGCATCTGCGGCCAGATGGCCAAGCGGCGTGGAGGAGTGGGCGTGGCCACCTGGAACAACTTCTTGTATGCCATCGGAGGCCACGACGCCCCCGCCTCCAGCCTGACCTCGCGCCTGTCGGACTGCGTGGAGAG GTACGACCCCAAGACAGACACGTGGACCACCGTGGCCCCCATGAGTGTCAGCCGGGATGCTGTCggcgtgtgtctgctgggggacCGTCTGTATGCCGTGGGGGGGTACGACGGGCAGGTCTACCTGAACACGGTCGAGGCCTATGACCCGCAGACCAACCAGTGGGAGCAG GTGGCGCCGTTATGCGTTGGCAGGGCAGGAGCCTGTGTGGTGGTGGTCAAGCTATAG
- the klhl5 gene encoding kelch-like protein 5 isoform X1: MSASKKEFDVKQILRIRWRWFGHPTSSAPHNQSLGDFFSGRGNGGSADGPSLAVCAAAAGTAAGTNNSSSGGGGGSCIKFAGVASRPALLPASASGCRRSLSQQDCRSPPPLQWVAHPQPKPEVLEETSEGCAGSQQALMEGREPEGFAGGEANSGNLESDSSSCRSSSSQTLSSTHTMEACVPEEHFQALSHAEQAFSKMESYLRCKQLCDVVLLAGERRIAAHRLVLSSVSDYFAAMFTSNVREATQEEVKMEGVDPDALWALVQYAYTGRLQLREDTIESLLAASCLLQLSTVVQACCNFLVKQLHPSNCLGIRSFADAQGCQELHKVAHSYTMEHFLEVMRNQEFQLLPPGEVEKLLLSDDMNVPDEETAMGALLSWVQYDCAARQCYLPRLLAHVRLPLLTPQSRPAGPQFLADVESSPLLRDSVDCQHLLMEAMKYHLLPERRSLLQSPRTRPRKATVGALFAVGGMDATKGATSIEQYCLRKDSWRQVAVMSGRRLQFGVAVLEGRLYVVGGRDGLKTLNTVECYNPQSRSWSVMPPMSTHRHGLGVAVLGGPMYAVGGHDGWSYLSTVERWDPQARQWSFVASMATPRSTVGVAVLGSKLYAVGGRDGSSCLRSVECFDPHTNKWSICGQMAKRRGGVGVATWNNFLYAIGGHDAPASSLTSRLSDCVERYDPKTDTWTTVAPMSVSRDAVGVCLLGDRLYAVGGYDGQVYLNTVEAYDPQTNQWEQVAPLCVGRAGACVVVVKL, encoded by the exons ATGTCTGCCTCTAAAAAGGAGTTTGACGTGAAGCAGATTTTGCGAATTCGATGGAGGTGGTTCGGCCACCCCACCTCCTCGGCGCCCCACAACCAGTCGCTGGGTGACTTCTTCAGCGGCAGGGGAAACGGAGGCTCGGCGGACGGTCCGTCCCTTGCTGTGTGTGCCGCGGCCGCTGGTACTGCCGCCGGCACGAACAACAGCagcagcggcggcggcggcggcagctGTATAAAGTTTGCGGGCGTCGCAAGCCGTCCGGCGCTTTTACCGGCATCGGCTTCGGGCTGCCGGCGCTCTTTGAGCCAGCAGGACTGTCGGAGTCCCCCGCCGCTCCAGTGGGTCGCGCACCCACAGCCGAAACCGGAGGTCCTGGAGGAGACCTCAGAAGGATGCGCTGGGTCGCAGCAGGCTCTTATGGAGGGACGCGAGCCGGAGGGGTTCGCTGGGGGTGAAGCCAACAGCGGCAATCTCGAATCGGACTCCAGCTCTTGCAG GAGCTCCAGCAGCCAGACCCTATCCTCCACCCACACCATGGAGGCCTGTGTCCCTGAGGAGCACTTCCAGGCCCTGAGCCACGCCGAGCAAGCCTTCAGTAAGATGGAGAGCTACCTGAGGTGCAAGCAGCTGTGCGACGTGGTGCTCCTGGCCGGCGAGCGCCGCATCGCTGCCCACAG ACTCGTCCTCTCCTCAGTGTCTGACTACTTCGCCGCCATGTTCACCAGCAATGTCCGAGAGGCCACACAGGAGGAGGTCAAGATGGAGGGCGTGGACCCTGATGCATTGTGGGCTTTGGTGCAGTACGCGTACACAG GTCGGCTGCAGTTGCGGGAGGACACCATCGAGAGCCTGCTGGCCGCgtcctgcctgctgcagctctccACCGTCGTACAGGCCTGCTGCAACTTCCTGGTCAAGCAGCTGCATCCCTCCAACTGCCTGGGCATCCGCTCCTTCGCCGACGCACAGGGCTGCCAGGAGCTGCACAAGGTGGCACACAGCTACACCATG GAGCACTTCCTGGAGGTGATGAGGAACCAGgagttccagctgctgccccccgGGGAGGTGGAGAAGCTGCTGTTGTCAGACGACATGAACGTGCCAGACGAGGAAACTGCGATGGGGGCGTTGCTGAGCTGGGTGCAATATGACTGCGCGGCCCGGCAGTGCTACCTGCCCCGGCTGCTGGCGCATGTACGGCTGCCCCTGCTGACGCCGCAG AGCCGTCCTGCTGGCCCGCAGTTCCTGGCCGACGTGGAGTCCAGCCCCCTGCTGAGGGACAGCGTGGATTGCCAGCACCTCCTCATGGAGGCCATGAAGTACCACTTGCTTCCCGAGCGGCGTTCGCTGCTGCAGAGCCCGCGCACACGGCCCCGCAAGGCCACTGTGGGGGCGCTGTTCGCCGTGGGCGGCATGGACGCCACCAAAG GTGCCACCAGCATCGAGCAGTACTGCCTGCGTAAGGACTCCTGGAGGCAGGTGGCGGTGATGAGCGGCCGGCGGCTGCAGTTTGGGGTGGCCGTGCTCGAGGGCCGGCTTTACGTGGTGGGGGGGCGCGACGGCCTCAAGACGCTCAACACGGTGGAGTGCTACAACCCACAGAGCCGCAGCTGGAGCGTGATGCCCCCCATGTCCACGCACAGGCACGGCTTGG GTGTCGCCGTCCTGGGGGGCCCGATGTATGCGGTGGGGGGTCACGATGGCTGGAGCTACCTGAGCACGGTGGAGCGCTGGGATCCCCAGGCTCGGCAGTGGAGCTTCGTGGCCAGCATGGCAACGCCGCGGAGTACGGTGGGCGTAGCTGTACTTGGCAGCAA GCTGTACGCGGTGGGCGGTCGCGACGGCAGCTCCTGCCTCCGCTCTGTGGAGTGCTTCGACCCCCACACCAATAAGTGGAGCATCTGCGGCCAGATGGCCAAGCGGCGTGGAGGAGTGGGCGTGGCCACCTGGAACAACTTCTTGTATGCCATCGGAGGCCACGACGCCCCCGCCTCCAGCCTGACCTCGCGCCTGTCGGACTGCGTGGAGAG GTACGACCCCAAGACAGACACGTGGACCACCGTGGCCCCCATGAGTGTCAGCCGGGATGCTGTCggcgtgtgtctgctgggggacCGTCTGTATGCCGTGGGGGGGTACGACGGGCAGGTCTACCTGAACACGGTCGAGGCCTATGACCCGCAGACCAACCAGTGGGAGCAG GTGGCGCCGTTATGCGTTGGCAGGGCAGGAGCCTGTGTGGTGGTGGTCAAGCTATAG